In the Bacillus spongiae genome, one interval contains:
- the rsmA gene encoding 16S rRNA (adenine(1518)-N(6)/adenine(1519)-N(6))-dimethyltransferase RsmA, which yields MHKDIATPIRTKEILKKYGFSFKKSLGQNFLIDPNILRNITHYAGLDDHTGAIEIGPGIGALTEHLAREAKKVVAFEIDQRLLPILEDSLSPYDNVKVINQDILKADVGAIIAEEFQSVDKIMVTANLPYYITTPIILKLLTENLPIDGLVVMLQKEVADRISAVPGTKEYGSLSIAIQYYTEAETVMVVPKTVFMPQPNVDSAVIQLTKRKQPAAQVLDEEFFFTIIRSCFAQRRKTILNNLVSQLPNGKQKKNDILSALSEAEVDPVRRGETLSIQEFAKLSDALLPYFK from the coding sequence ATGCATAAAGATATTGCAACACCCATTCGAACCAAGGAAATACTTAAAAAGTATGGTTTTTCATTTAAGAAAAGCCTAGGTCAGAATTTTTTAATTGACCCCAATATTTTAAGAAATATCACGCACTACGCTGGTTTAGACGACCATACTGGAGCAATTGAAATTGGTCCTGGGATAGGTGCTCTTACAGAACATTTAGCAAGAGAAGCAAAAAAAGTGGTGGCGTTTGAAATTGATCAACGTCTCTTACCAATTCTAGAAGATTCGCTTTCTCCTTACGATAATGTGAAGGTAATTAATCAGGATATTTTAAAAGCTGATGTTGGAGCAATTATTGCGGAAGAATTTCAATCAGTAGATAAAATAATGGTTACGGCGAATTTGCCTTATTATATTACTACACCTATTATTTTAAAATTACTTACAGAAAACCTGCCTATTGATGGATTAGTGGTGATGCTTCAAAAAGAAGTGGCTGACCGTATATCAGCAGTGCCGGGTACGAAGGAATACGGGTCTTTGTCAATTGCGATTCAATATTATACAGAGGCGGAGACAGTGATGGTTGTGCCTAAGACGGTATTTATGCCTCAGCCTAATGTAGATTCTGCTGTTATTCAATTAACTAAGCGAAAACAACCAGCTGCTCAAGTTTTAGATGAAGAGTTCTTTTTTACCATAATACGTTCATGTTTTGCTCAAAGGAGAAAAACAATTTTAAATAATTTAGTAAGCCAACTGCCAAATGGAAAGCAAAAAAAGAATGATATTCTCTCTGCATTAAGTGAAGCAGAAGTAGATCCTGTGAGAAGGGGTGAGACGCTTTCTATACAGGAGTTTGCTAAGCTAAGTGACGCTCTATTACCTTACTTTAAATAA
- the yabG gene encoding sporulation peptidase YabG, with product MSIQIQSIVGRRSYGCDILFRVIDIQNRQGRSYAILYGEDYRLIADAPFEDLIQVDARLQRKISEQFESLEKQSLQLFRQDIDLIHEKQEYQSSNAYVENYQFFQVPGRVLHLDGDSSYLKKCTALYEKIGVPVYGVHCDEKEMPNKIASFIDHYRPDIMVITGHDAYSKAKGKKSDINAYRHSKYFVETVIEARRKIPHRDQLVIFAGACQSHFESLIHAGANFASSPSRVNIHALDPVYIVAKVAFTPFVDSVNVWDVLRNTLTGEKGLGGVDTKGVLRTGMPFRPVMDEE from the coding sequence GTGAGCATACAGATTCAGTCAATTGTAGGTCGACGATCTTATGGTTGTGATATTCTATTTCGAGTCATTGATATTCAGAATCGACAGGGTCGTTCGTATGCAATACTGTATGGGGAAGATTATCGTTTAATTGCGGATGCCCCCTTTGAAGATTTAATCCAAGTAGATGCTAGACTCCAACGAAAGATCTCTGAGCAATTTGAATCATTAGAAAAGCAGTCTTTACAGCTTTTTCGTCAAGATATAGATCTTATTCATGAAAAACAAGAATATCAGTCTTCAAATGCATATGTAGAAAATTATCAATTTTTTCAAGTTCCAGGTAGAGTTCTTCATTTAGATGGAGATTCTTCTTATTTGAAAAAGTGTACAGCACTCTATGAGAAAATAGGCGTACCTGTATATGGAGTGCATTGTGATGAAAAGGAGATGCCCAATAAAATAGCATCATTTATAGATCATTACCGACCAGATATTATGGTAATAACAGGTCATGATGCTTATTCAAAGGCGAAAGGGAAGAAATCAGATATAAATGCTTATCGACATTCTAAGTATTTTGTCGAAACGGTTATAGAAGCAAGAAGAAAAATACCACATCGTGATCAGTTAGTTATTTTTGCTGGCGCATGTCAATCTCATTTTGAATCGCTTATTCATGCGGGAGCTAATTTTGCTAGTTCACCTTCTCGAGTAAATATTCACGCGTTAGATCCGGTTTATATTGTTGCGAAGGTTGCGTTTACCCCTTTTGTAGATTCCGTCAATGTATGGGACGTTTTAAGAAATACATTAACAGGTGAAAAGGGCTTAGGAGGTGTGGATACAAAAGGAGTTCTTCGAACGGGAATGCCATTTCGCCCGGTTATGGATGAGGAATAA
- the veg gene encoding biofilm formation stimulator Veg has product MPKTLGDIKKALDSNLGKRLMLKANGGRRKTIERSGVLTETYPAVFVVELDQEENAFERVSYSYADVLTETVELTFYDDTTRSIALN; this is encoded by the coding sequence ATGCCAAAAACTCTTGGTGATATAAAAAAAGCACTTGATTCAAACCTTGGAAAACGATTGATGCTAAAGGCGAATGGTGGACGTAGAAAAACAATAGAACGTTCTGGTGTCTTAACAGAGACGTATCCAGCTGTCTTTGTAGTTGAACTAGATCAAGAAGAAAATGCTTTCGAAAGAGTTTCTTACAGCTATGCCGATGTACTAACTGAAACAGTTGAACTTACCTTTTATGATGATACAACAAGATCGATTGCTTTAAATTAG
- a CDS encoding small, acid-soluble spore protein, alpha/beta type: MTRRKGIMSMALKEELAKELGIYEIVQKDGWGGITSRDAGNMVKLAVKHAQDHVMNSNK; this comes from the coding sequence ATGACTCGAAGAAAAGGCATTATGTCAATGGCACTCAAAGAGGAACTAGCTAAAGAGTTAGGAATTTATGAAATTGTTCAAAAAGATGGTTGGGGCGGTATTACATCTAGAGATGCAGGAAATATGGTTAAATTGGCCGTAAAGCATGCACAAGACCACGTGATGAATTCCAATAAGTGA
- the ispE gene encoding 4-(cytidine 5'-diphospho)-2-C-methyl-D-erythritol kinase, which translates to MKLMVKAPAKINLSLDVLHRRSDGFHEVEMVMTTIDLADRIELEPLSNNQISILSQNRFVPDDKRNLAYQAAQLLKERFQIKQGVAISIDKMIPVAAGLAGGSSDAAATLRGLNELWELGLSLDELAELGAEIGSDVSFCVYGGTGLANGRGEKITHLPAPPNCWVILAKPSLGVSTADVYRNLNLNKVEHPNISEMVHALQNADYKEMCKSIGNVLESVTLTMCPEVAQIKEQMERFGADAVLMSGSGPTVFGLVEHESRIPRIYNGLRGFCDQVFAVRMLGDRFPLV; encoded by the coding sequence ATGAAGCTTATGGTGAAAGCACCAGCAAAGATTAATTTATCATTAGATGTTTTACATAGACGGTCAGATGGATTTCATGAAGTCGAAATGGTAATGACAACAATTGATTTAGCGGATCGGATTGAACTAGAGCCATTATCAAATAATCAAATTTCGATTTTATCTCAAAATCGATTTGTACCAGATGATAAGAGGAACTTAGCATATCAGGCTGCTCAATTATTAAAGGAACGATTTCAGATAAAGCAAGGGGTAGCCATTTCAATAGATAAAATGATTCCAGTCGCAGCTGGATTAGCAGGAGGGAGTAGTGACGCAGCTGCCACCCTTAGAGGATTAAATGAACTTTGGGAACTAGGGTTATCATTAGATGAACTAGCGGAATTAGGAGCAGAGATCGGTTCAGATGTTTCCTTCTGTGTATATGGTGGTACAGGGTTAGCAAATGGAAGAGGGGAAAAAATAACTCATTTACCTGCCCCGCCTAATTGTTGGGTTATTCTTGCTAAACCTTCTCTAGGCGTGTCAACAGCAGATGTATATCGAAACCTTAACTTAAATAAAGTTGAGCATCCAAATATTTCAGAGATGGTTCACGCTCTTCAGAATGCTGATTATAAAGAAATGTGTAAGAGTATAGGAAATGTTTTGGAAAGTGTTACGCTGACGATGTGTCCGGAGGTTGCTCAAATAAAAGAACAGATGGAACGATTTGGGGCTGATGCGGTATTAATGAGTGGAAGTGGTCCGACGGTATTTGGGCTAGTAGAACATGAATCAAGAATTCCTAGAATATACAATGGGTTAAGAGGGTTTTGTGATCAGGTATTTGCTGTTCGTATGTTAGGCGATCGTTTTCCTCTTGTATAA
- the purR gene encoding pur operon repressor produces MKFKRSERLIDLTHFIVENPNHIVPLTFFAERYQSAKSSISEDLAIIKQTFEQRGIGTLQTVPGAAGGVRFISRVQENDAKEIVKELCERLASADRLLPGGYLFMTDLLGNPSIMNKVGKLLASAFAEKEIDVIMTVATKGIPIAHAIANHLNVPVVIVRRDSKVTEGPTVSINYVSGSSKRIQTMVLSKRSLKEGSRVLIVDDFMKAGGTVHGMINLLEEFSATVAGIAVLMESENASERLVSDYISLVKLSNVDEREKRINVFEGNYFDSNLSFL; encoded by the coding sequence ATGAAATTTAAACGTAGCGAGCGTTTAATCGATTTGACGCATTTTATCGTTGAAAATCCTAATCATATTGTTCCGTTAACTTTTTTTGCAGAGCGTTATCAATCGGCTAAATCTTCTATCAGTGAGGATTTAGCTATTATTAAACAAACCTTTGAGCAACGTGGAATTGGAACGTTACAAACAGTTCCAGGTGCTGCTGGTGGTGTCAGGTTCATTAGTCGTGTTCAAGAAAATGATGCAAAAGAAATTGTAAAGGAATTGTGTGAAAGGTTAGCTAGTGCAGACCGACTACTTCCCGGTGGATATTTGTTTATGACTGATTTACTAGGAAACCCATCGATTATGAACAAGGTCGGCAAGTTGTTAGCGTCTGCTTTTGCTGAAAAAGAGATTGATGTAATTATGACAGTAGCGACAAAGGGTATCCCCATTGCGCATGCAATTGCAAACCACCTTAATGTGCCTGTCGTCATTGTACGTCGTGATAGTAAAGTAACGGAAGGACCTACCGTTAGTATTAACTATGTTTCTGGTTCTTCTAAACGTATTCAAACCATGGTGTTGTCAAAAAGAAGTTTAAAAGAAGGTTCGAGAGTATTGATTGTGGATGATTTTATGAAAGCAGGCGGAACCGTCCACGGCATGATTAACTTATTAGAGGAATTTTCTGCAACTGTGGCAGGAATAGCTGTATTAATGGAGTCTGAAAATGCGAGTGAACGTTTGGTAAGTGATTACATTTCTCTTGTTAAGCTTTCAAACGTTGATGAGCGTGAAAAAAGAATTAATGTATTTGAAGGAAATTATTTCGACTCAAACCTTTCGTTTTTATAA
- a CDS encoding RidA family protein, producing the protein MRIVSTKDAPAAIGPYSQGVIVNNIFYSSGQIPLTADGELVQGDITIQTHQVFKNLQAVLKEAGASLESVVKATVFLKKMDDFSLVNEVYAEYFHTHKPARSCVEVSRLPKDVDVEIEVIALIK; encoded by the coding sequence ATGAGAATTGTATCAACTAAGGACGCTCCCGCTGCTATTGGACCCTACTCTCAAGGAGTTATTGTTAACAATATTTTTTATAGCTCAGGCCAAATCCCATTAACAGCTGACGGGGAACTTGTTCAGGGAGATATTACTATTCAAACGCACCAAGTATTTAAAAATTTACAAGCGGTTCTAAAAGAAGCGGGTGCCTCTTTAGAATCGGTCGTTAAGGCAACAGTCTTCCTGAAGAAAATGGATGATTTTTCTCTCGTAAATGAAGTTTATGCAGAGTATTTTCATACCCATAAGCCAGCCCGTTCTTGCGTAGAGGTATCTCGTTTACCGAAAGACGTAGATGTTGAAATAGAAGTTATTGCTTTAATTAAATAA
- the spoVG gene encoding septation regulator SpoVG: MEVTDVRLRRVNTDGRMRAIASITLDNEFVIHDIRVIDGNNGLFVAMPSKRTPDGEFRDIAHPINSTTRGKIQDAVLAEYHRLGELEEMELEEAGAS; encoded by the coding sequence GTGGAAGTAACTGACGTAAGATTACGCCGTGTAAATACTGACGGTCGCATGCGCGCTATTGCATCAATTACATTAGATAATGAATTTGTTATTCATGATATCCGTGTAATTGATGGGAATAATGGCTTATTTGTGGCAATGCCTAGTAAGCGTACTCCAGATGGAGAATTCCGTGATATTGCTCATCCGATTAATTCAACCACGCGTGGTAAAATCCAAGATGCTGTTCTTGCGGAGTATCATCGTTTAGGAGAGCTAGAAGAGATGGAACTTGAAGAAGCTGGCGCATCCTAA
- the glmU gene encoding bifunctional UDP-N-acetylglucosamine diphosphorylase/glucosamine-1-phosphate N-acetyltransferase GlmU translates to MNKRYAVILAAGQGTRMKSKLYKVLHPVCGKPMVEHVMNQISDLQINQTVTIVGHGAEEVQSHLEGRSLFAFQEEQLGTAHAVMQAEAILGEKDGVTLVVCGDTPLIKSQTIEALLKHHVEVDAKATILTSYADNPTGYGRILRDGQGLVERIVEEKDASTQEKAVNEINTGTYCFDNKLLFEALKRVSNDNVQGEYYLPDVIEILQSQGEVVSAYQTDDFEETLGVNDRVALAQAEIIMKSRINEEHMRKGVTIIDPNNTYIGPDVKIGRDTIIYPNTTISGECVIGEDCQIGPGTEINHSLIENETVIQQSVVRYSKIGNNVVIGPFAHIRPDSVINNKAKIGNFVEIKKSIIGQGSKASHLSYIGDAEVGSNVNLGCGSITVNYDGKQKYLTKIEDDVFVGCNSNLVAPVTISKGAYVAAGSTITEDVPEEALSIARSRQVNKNNYVKNLNIKK, encoded by the coding sequence ATGAATAAACGCTATGCAGTAATATTGGCAGCAGGTCAAGGAACAAGAATGAAGTCAAAATTATATAAAGTTTTACATCCTGTATGTGGTAAACCGATGGTAGAACATGTAATGAATCAAATTTCTGATCTGCAAATTAACCAAACGGTAACGATTGTTGGTCATGGAGCTGAGGAGGTTCAGTCCCACCTTGAAGGTCGTAGCTTATTTGCATTTCAAGAAGAGCAACTAGGTACAGCTCATGCTGTTATGCAAGCAGAAGCAATATTGGGAGAAAAAGACGGAGTTACGCTAGTCGTTTGCGGAGATACCCCTTTGATTAAATCACAAACCATAGAAGCACTTTTAAAACATCATGTAGAGGTAGATGCAAAAGCTACAATTTTAACTAGCTATGCAGATAATCCAACCGGTTATGGCAGAATTCTTCGTGATGGTCAAGGGCTTGTTGAACGAATTGTAGAAGAAAAGGATGCATCGACTCAGGAGAAAGCTGTAAACGAAATTAATACAGGTACGTATTGTTTTGACAATAAGCTCCTGTTTGAAGCGTTAAAAAGAGTTTCTAATGATAATGTACAAGGAGAATATTATTTACCTGATGTCATTGAAATTCTTCAATCTCAAGGAGAGGTTGTCAGTGCATACCAAACGGATGATTTTGAGGAAACTTTAGGGGTTAATGACCGAGTTGCGCTAGCTCAAGCAGAAATCATTATGAAAAGCAGAATTAATGAAGAGCATATGCGAAAAGGTGTTACAATCATTGATCCCAACAATACGTATATTGGCCCTGATGTGAAAATCGGTCGTGATACTATTATATATCCAAATACAACAATTTCTGGGGAATGTGTCATAGGGGAAGATTGTCAAATTGGACCTGGAACAGAAATTAATCATTCATTGATTGAGAATGAAACGGTTATACAACAATCGGTTGTACGCTATAGTAAGATTGGCAATAATGTTGTTATAGGTCCATTTGCACATATTCGACCGGATTCGGTTATTAATAATAAAGCTAAGATTGGAAACTTTGTTGAAATTAAAAAGTCAATAATTGGTCAAGGAAGTAAGGCGAGCCATTTAAGTTATATTGGTGATGCAGAAGTAGGTTCTAATGTGAACCTAGGTTGTGGTTCGATTACTGTAAATTATGATGGTAAGCAAAAATACCTTACAAAGATAGAAGATGATGTTTTTGTAGGGTGCAACTCAAACCTTGTCGCACCAGTTACAATTAGTAAAGGGGCTTACGTTGCTGCAGGTTCAACCATTACTGAGGACGTCCCTGAAGAAGCTTTGTCGATTGCAAGGTCTCGTCAAGTCAATAAAAATAATTATGTGAAAAACTTGAACATAAAGAAATAA